One window of Streptomyces sp. SUK 48 genomic DNA carries:
- a CDS encoding MMPL family transporter — MATFLYRIGRLAFRRRHFVALIWVALLTLAGVGAASAPPAGNSSFSIPGTEAQKAFDLLEQRFPGMSADGATARVVFKAPAGEKMTDKLNKAAVGKTVRELGHGSEVASVADPYTGHAVSRDGSIAYASVKYKVSGMELKDSSRDALKEAAQQARDSGLTVEIGGDALTAMPEEGAGELIGIGIAAVVLVITFGSLLAAGLPLLTALIGVGIGVSSITALASALDLGSTTSTLAMMIGLAVGIDYALFIVSRYRAELAEGREREEAAGRAVGTAGSAVVFAGLTVVIALVGLSVVNIPMLTKMGIAAAGTVAIAVLIALTMIPALLGYAGRRVKPAGEKSKLLGGGRQAKKPGRPNMGTRWASFVVRRPVAVLLLGVIGLGAAAVPVSSLELGLPDDGSQPTSTTQRRAYDLLSEGFGAGFNGPLMVVVDAKGSAHPKTAFSEVGKEIKGFKDVVAVTPAAPNKAGDTAIITVVPKSKPSSKSTEDLVHAIRDKGADITAKTDAKLLVTGSTAMNIDVSQRLNDALLPYLALVVGLAFLLLIVVFRSVLVPLKAALGFLLSVLAALGAVVAVFQWGWLSGLMNVQQTGPVMSMMPIFMVGVVFGLAMDYEVFLVTRMREAYVHGEKPTQAVVTGFRHGARVVTAAAVIMIAVFSGFIGSSESMVKMIGFGLAIAVFFDAFIVRMAIVPAVLALLGKRAWWLPKWLDRILPNVDVEGEGLRALAADGKEGERELVRA, encoded by the coding sequence GTGGCCACATTCCTGTACCGAATCGGCCGGCTCGCCTTTAGGCGACGCCACTTCGTCGCCCTGATATGGGTCGCGCTGCTCACCCTCGCCGGGGTGGGCGCCGCCTCCGCGCCGCCCGCCGGCAACTCCTCCTTCTCGATCCCCGGTACCGAGGCCCAGAAGGCGTTCGACCTGCTGGAACAGCGCTTCCCCGGGATGAGCGCCGACGGCGCCACCGCGCGGGTCGTCTTCAAGGCGCCGGCCGGCGAGAAGATGACCGACAAGCTCAACAAGGCCGCCGTCGGCAAGACGGTGCGCGAGCTGGGCCACGGCTCCGAGGTCGCCTCGGTCGCCGACCCGTACACCGGGCACGCCGTCAGCCGGGACGGCTCCATCGCCTACGCCTCGGTGAAGTACAAGGTCTCCGGCATGGAGCTGAAGGACTCCTCGCGCGACGCGCTGAAGGAGGCCGCGCAGCAGGCACGGGACTCCGGGCTGACCGTCGAGATCGGCGGCGACGCGCTCACCGCGATGCCCGAGGAGGGCGCCGGCGAGCTGATCGGCATCGGCATCGCCGCCGTCGTCCTCGTCATCACCTTCGGCTCCCTGCTCGCGGCCGGACTGCCGCTGCTGACCGCGCTCATCGGCGTGGGCATCGGCGTCTCCTCCATCACCGCGCTGGCCTCCGCCCTCGACCTGGGCTCCACCACCTCCACCCTGGCGATGATGATCGGCCTCGCGGTCGGCATCGACTACGCCCTGTTCATCGTCTCCCGCTACCGCGCCGAACTCGCCGAGGGCCGTGAACGCGAGGAGGCGGCGGGCCGCGCCGTCGGTACGGCGGGCTCCGCGGTGGTGTTCGCCGGTCTGACCGTCGTCATCGCGCTGGTCGGCCTCTCCGTCGTCAACATCCCGATGCTGACCAAGATGGGCATCGCGGCGGCGGGCACGGTCGCCATCGCCGTCCTGATCGCGCTCACGATGATCCCCGCGCTGCTCGGCTACGCCGGCCGCAGGGTCAAGCCGGCCGGCGAGAAGAGCAAGCTGCTCGGCGGCGGGCGCCAGGCGAAGAAGCCGGGCCGCCCCAACATGGGCACCCGCTGGGCGAGTTTCGTCGTACGGCGCCCCGTCGCGGTCCTCCTCCTCGGCGTGATCGGCCTCGGCGCCGCGGCCGTCCCGGTCTCCTCCCTCGAACTGGGCCTGCCCGACGACGGCTCCCAGCCCACCTCCACCACCCAGCGCCGCGCCTACGACCTGCTGTCCGAGGGCTTCGGCGCCGGCTTCAACGGCCCCCTGATGGTCGTCGTGGACGCCAAGGGCAGCGCCCACCCCAAGACGGCCTTCAGCGAGGTCGGCAAGGAGATCAAGGGCTTCAAGGACGTCGTCGCGGTCACCCCGGCCGCGCCCAACAAGGCGGGCGACACGGCGATCATCACGGTCGTCCCGAAGTCCAAGCCGTCCTCGAAGTCCACCGAGGACCTGGTGCACGCGATCCGCGACAAGGGCGCGGACATCACCGCGAAGACGGACGCCAAGCTGCTGGTGACCGGCTCGACGGCGATGAACATCGACGTCTCCCAGCGTCTGAACGACGCGCTCCTGCCCTACCTCGCCCTGGTCGTGGGCCTGGCCTTCCTCCTGCTGATCGTGGTCTTCCGCTCGGTCCTCGTCCCGCTGAAGGCGGCCCTCGGCTTCCTGCTCAGCGTGCTCGCGGCGCTCGGCGCGGTCGTCGCGGTCTTCCAGTGGGGCTGGCTGTCCGGCCTGATGAACGTCCAGCAGACCGGCCCGGTCATGTCGATGATGCCGATCTTCATGGTGGGCGTGGTGTTCGGGCTCGCGATGGACTACGAGGTCTTCCTCGTCACCCGGATGCGGGAGGCGTACGTCCACGGCGAGAAGCCGACCCAGGCCGTGGTGACCGGGTTCCGGCACGGCGCCCGCGTCGTGACCGCCGCCGCCGTCATCATGATCGCCGTCTTCTCCGGCTTCATCGGCTCCAGCGAGTCCATGGTCAAGATGATCGGCTTCGGCCTCGCCATCGCCGTCTTCTTCGACGCGTTCATCGTCCGCATGGCGATCGTCCCGGCCGTCCTCGCCCTGCTGGGCAAGCGCGCCTGGTGGCTGCCGAAGTGGCTGGACCGCATTTTGCCCAACGTGGACGTCGAGGGCGAGGGCCTGCGCGCCCTGGCCGCCGACGGCAAGGAGGGCGAGCGGGAGCTGGTACGCGCCTGA
- a CDS encoding serine hydrolase domain-containing protein, which yields MEGEDVVVNGTVAEGFEPVREAFAANFARLGERGAAVAVYRDGRRVVDLWAGTKDVDGTAPWEPGTAQIVRSATKGVAAAGLLLLHQRGHLDLDAPVGTYWPEYKTAGKERTLVRHLLAHRAGVPVLDRPLTMAEAADPDLGAAAVAAQAPVWEPGTDHGYHAQTYSWLVGELVRRVTGRPVGEWLADELAGPAGADFRLGLPAAEQGRAGRVGEIEAPQSAGALKLRPKRSVSAAYADPDSLTRRAFAAITPLPDENDPAYRAAALPAATGIATADGLARVYASLIGEVDGGVRLFTPETMELARAERSAGADRVLVVGTRFGLGYMLHGSASPLLSPGSFGHPGRGGALAFADPESGIGFGYVTNGFRKSVTSDPRAQALVQALKASLGA from the coding sequence ATGGAGGGCGAGGACGTGGTCGTGAACGGCACGGTGGCCGAGGGCTTCGAGCCGGTCAGGGAGGCGTTCGCGGCGAACTTCGCCCGGCTCGGGGAGCGCGGCGCGGCGGTGGCCGTGTACCGCGACGGACGGCGGGTGGTCGACCTGTGGGCGGGCACCAAGGACGTGGACGGTACGGCTCCCTGGGAGCCCGGCACCGCCCAGATCGTGCGCTCGGCCACCAAGGGCGTCGCCGCCGCCGGACTCCTGCTGCTGCACCAGCGCGGGCACCTGGACCTGGACGCGCCGGTCGGCACGTACTGGCCCGAGTACAAGACGGCGGGCAAGGAGCGCACCCTCGTCCGCCATCTGCTCGCGCACCGCGCCGGCGTGCCCGTCCTGGACCGTCCGCTGACCATGGCCGAGGCGGCCGACCCGGACCTCGGCGCGGCGGCCGTCGCGGCCCAGGCCCCGGTGTGGGAGCCGGGCACGGACCACGGGTACCACGCGCAGACGTACAGCTGGCTCGTCGGGGAGCTGGTCCGGCGGGTCACCGGGCGTCCGGTGGGCGAGTGGCTGGCCGACGAGCTCGCCGGGCCGGCCGGCGCCGACTTCCGGCTCGGGCTGCCCGCGGCCGAGCAGGGGCGCGCCGGGCGGGTCGGGGAGATCGAGGCGCCGCAGTCCGCGGGCGCCCTGAAGCTGCGGCCCAAGCGCTCGGTGTCCGCGGCCTACGCCGACCCGGACTCGCTCACCCGCCGTGCCTTCGCCGCGATCACCCCGCTCCCGGACGAGAACGACCCCGCCTACCGCGCCGCCGCCCTGCCCGCCGCCACCGGCATCGCGACGGCCGACGGACTGGCCCGCGTCTACGCCTCGCTGATCGGCGAAGTGGACGGCGGGGTACGGCTGTTCACACCCGAGACGATGGAGCTGGCCCGCGCGGAGCGGTCGGCGGGAGCCGACCGGGTGCTCGTGGTCGGCACCCGCTTCGGCCTCGGCTACATGCTGCACGGCAGCGCGTCCCCGCTCCTGTCCCCCGGCTCCTTCGGGCACCCGGGCCGCGGGGGCGCGCTCGCCTTCGCCGACCCGGAGTCGGGCATCGGCTTCGGCTATGTCACCAACGGCTTCCGCAAGAGCGTGACGTCGGACCCGAGGGCGCAGGCGCTGGTACAGGCGCTGAAGGCGTCGCTGGGGGCGTGA
- a CDS encoding TetR/AcrR family transcriptional regulator, whose protein sequence is MTEAVAAARRSRITPEREAELYEAVLDLLREVGYDALTMDAVAARTRSSKATLYRQWGGKAELVVKALRHNKRGHIGDIDTGSLRGDLHALVAMEDDCTMAQNSALMRGIAMAMHHNEDLRETFRAQIVDAEIVTGRQMLQRAVDRGEVRPDCPAIDFMVHMMVGGFATRTLLEDQPPTQDFLTSYIDAVVLPALGA, encoded by the coding sequence ATGACCGAGGCCGTCGCGGCTGCACGTCGCAGTCGCATCACCCCCGAGCGCGAGGCCGAGCTGTACGAGGCCGTGCTCGACCTGCTCCGGGAGGTCGGCTACGACGCCCTGACCATGGACGCCGTCGCCGCCCGCACCCGGTCCAGCAAGGCCACGCTCTACCGCCAGTGGGGCGGCAAGGCCGAACTGGTGGTCAAGGCGCTGCGGCACAACAAGCGCGGCCACATCGGCGACATCGACACCGGGTCCCTCCGGGGCGACCTGCACGCCCTCGTGGCGATGGAGGACGACTGCACCATGGCGCAGAACTCCGCCCTGATGCGGGGGATCGCCATGGCGATGCACCACAACGAGGATCTGCGCGAGACGTTCCGGGCGCAGATCGTCGACGCGGAGATCGTCACCGGCCGGCAGATGCTCCAGCGGGCCGTGGACCGGGGCGAGGTCCGCCCGGACTGCCCGGCGATCGACTTCATGGTGCACATGATGGTCGGCGGCTTCGCCACCAGGACCCTCCTGGAGGACCAGCCGCCCACCCAGGACTTCCTCACCTCGTACATCGACGCCGTGGTCCTCCCCGCCCTCGGCGCCTGA
- a CDS encoding alpha/beta hydrolase gives MSRPRATSMTSGAYAPPVPSRELTVPSTDGARLYAEVHGPEDAPPVVLSHGWTCSTAFWAAQIRELAGDHRVIVYDQRGHGRSPVSPVCTTRALADDLEAVLAATLADGEQALIVGHSMGGMTVMAAAGRPRFRAHAAAVLLASTGSSRLVAEARVLPLREGPLRTRLSAGVLGSRAPLGPVTPLARRILKYGTMGARSTPEMVEACARIVHGCPTGARHAWSQVLASLDLDHGVRRLDLPTAVLHGTADRLVPPVHAHALVAELPRCAGLTELPGAGHMTPVEEPERVTGRIRDLVSTYVTGAGEPAPQPIKEGA, from the coding sequence ATGAGCCGCCCCCGCGCCACCAGCATGACCTCCGGCGCCTACGCCCCGCCCGTCCCGTCCCGGGAACTCACCGTCCCCTCCACCGACGGCGCGCGGCTGTACGCCGAGGTGCACGGGCCCGAGGACGCGCCCCCAGTCGTCCTCTCCCACGGCTGGACCTGCTCGACCGCCTTCTGGGCCGCGCAGATCCGGGAACTGGCCGGTGACCACCGGGTGATCGTCTACGACCAGCGGGGCCACGGGCGCAGCCCCGTGAGCCCCGTGTGCACCACCCGCGCGCTCGCGGACGACCTGGAGGCGGTGCTCGCCGCGACCCTCGCGGACGGCGAACAGGCCCTGATCGTGGGGCACTCGATGGGCGGCATGACGGTCATGGCGGCGGCCGGGCGGCCCCGCTTCCGCGCCCACGCGGCCGCCGTCCTGCTGGCCAGCACCGGCAGTTCGCGGCTGGTCGCCGAGGCCCGGGTGCTGCCGCTGCGCGAGGGACCGCTGCGCACCCGGCTCAGCGCGGGCGTCCTCGGCTCGCGCGCCCCGCTCGGACCGGTCACACCGCTCGCCAGGCGGATTCTCAAGTACGGCACGATGGGCGCCCGTTCGACACCGGAGATGGTGGAGGCGTGCGCGCGGATCGTGCACGGCTGCCCGACCGGGGCCCGGCACGCCTGGTCCCAGGTGCTCGCCTCGCTCGATCTCGACCACGGCGTACGGCGGCTGGACCTGCCCACCGCGGTCCTGCACGGCACGGCCGACCGTCTCGTGCCGCCGGTGCACGCGCACGCCCTGGTCGCCGAACTCCCGCGCTGCGCCGGACTCACCGAGCTGCCCGGCGCCGGCCACATGACCCCGGTCGAGGAGCCCGAGCGGGTCACGGGCCGCATCCGGGACCTCGTCAGCACGTATGTCACGGGGGCCGGCGAGCCCGCTCCCCAGCCGATCAAGGAGGGCGCATGA
- a CDS encoding DUF1876 domain-containing protein: MMHTAVGWHVELEFEEDGQHTRAAALVRLPDGSEVRGHGHASRHHIDNDQPRVGEEIAGARALNEIAMELLNKAHTEIDADSGRTSHPIHV, from the coding sequence ATGATGCACACCGCTGTCGGGTGGCATGTCGAGCTGGAGTTCGAGGAGGACGGTCAGCACACGCGCGCGGCGGCCCTGGTGCGGTTGCCCGACGGCAGCGAGGTCCGGGGGCACGGACACGCCAGCCGCCACCACATCGACAACGACCAGCCCAGGGTCGGCGAGGAGATCGCCGGGGCCCGCGCCCTCAATGAGATCGCCATGGAGCTGCTGAACAAGGCACACACGGAGATCGACGCCGATTCCGGGCGCACCTCGCACCCGATCCACGTCTGA
- a CDS encoding SDR family oxidoreductase: MSRVDLEGQVAVVTGAARGVGELLARKLSARGAKVALVGLEEEALKEVSGRLHSESAHWYADVTDHEAMARVAREVKARFGKVDIVVANAGVATGGPFIDSDPDAWRRVIEVNLIGSAVTARAFLPVLVESRGYLLQIASLAAITPAPMMTAYCASKSGVEAYAHSLRAEVGYQGVRVGVGYLSWTDTDMVRGADQDDVMRELRQRLPWPSNKTYPLGPAVDRIVAGIERRSSQVYAQWWLRGMQSVRGYLPGLIGSVGQREMKRFGPRLEGMRSGLVGAGGAADEAARVTVRD, from the coding sequence ATGAGCAGGGTCGATCTGGAGGGACAGGTCGCGGTCGTCACCGGAGCGGCGCGCGGCGTCGGCGAGTTGCTCGCCCGCAAGCTCTCCGCGCGCGGAGCGAAGGTGGCGCTGGTCGGCCTGGAGGAGGAGGCCCTCAAGGAGGTCTCCGGGCGGCTGCACAGCGAGAGCGCCCACTGGTACGCCGATGTCACCGACCACGAGGCGATGGCCCGGGTGGCGCGGGAGGTGAAGGCGCGGTTCGGGAAGGTCGACATCGTGGTCGCCAACGCCGGTGTGGCGACGGGCGGTCCGTTCATCGACTCCGACCCGGACGCCTGGCGGCGGGTGATCGAGGTCAACCTCATCGGCTCGGCGGTGACCGCCCGCGCGTTCCTGCCGGTGCTGGTCGAGAGCCGGGGCTATCTGCTCCAGATCGCCTCGCTCGCGGCGATCACCCCGGCGCCGATGATGACCGCGTACTGCGCCTCCAAGTCCGGCGTGGAGGCGTACGCGCACAGCCTGCGGGCCGAGGTCGGCTATCAGGGGGTGCGGGTCGGCGTCGGGTATCTGTCCTGGACCGACACCGACATGGTGCGCGGGGCCGATCAGGACGACGTCATGCGGGAGTTGCGGCAGCGGCTGCCGTGGCCGTCGAACAAGACGTATCCGCTGGGGCCCGCGGTGGACCGGATCGTCGCGGGGATCGAGCGGCGTTCCTCGCAGGTGTACGCGCAGTGGTGGCTGCGGGGCATGCAGAGCGTGCGCGGGTATCTCCCGGGGCTCATCGGGTCGGTGGGGCAGCGGGAGATGAAGCGGTTCGGGCCGCGCCTCGAAGGGATGCGGTCCGGGCTGGTCGGCGCGGGCGGGGCGGCGGACGAGGCGGCGCGGGTCACGGTACGTGACTGA
- a CDS encoding NAD(P)-dependent oxidoreductase has product MSDKPIVGVLGTGIMGAAMARNLCRAGLEVRAWNRTREKAEPLAADGARITDTPAEAVEGADVVLTMLYDGETVLEVMREAAPALRRGAAWAQSTTAGSELTGDLAAFADAHGLLFYDAPVLGTKEPAEAGKLTVLAAGPEEGRAAVTPVFDAVGAKTLWTGADGAEGSASRLKLVANSWVLAVTAATGETLALAKGLGVDPRQFFELIGGGPLDMGYLRAKSQLLLEGGLTPASFAVTTAEKDARLIVAAGRGSGVRLDVAEAAAERFARAAAQGHGQEDMAAAYFASFEEKAETAETAEK; this is encoded by the coding sequence ATGAGCGACAAGCCGATCGTCGGCGTCCTGGGTACCGGCATCATGGGCGCCGCCATGGCCCGCAATCTGTGCCGGGCGGGACTCGAGGTGCGCGCCTGGAACCGTACCCGGGAGAAGGCGGAGCCGCTGGCCGCCGACGGAGCCCGGATCACCGACACCCCCGCCGAGGCCGTCGAGGGCGCCGATGTCGTCCTGACGATGCTCTACGACGGCGAGACCGTCCTGGAGGTCATGCGGGAGGCCGCGCCCGCCCTGCGCCGCGGGGCCGCCTGGGCGCAGTCCACCACCGCCGGGTCCGAGCTGACCGGCGACCTGGCGGCCTTCGCCGACGCGCACGGACTGCTCTTCTACGACGCCCCCGTGCTCGGCACCAAGGAGCCCGCCGAGGCCGGGAAGCTCACCGTGCTGGCGGCCGGGCCCGAGGAGGGGCGCGCGGCGGTCACGCCGGTGTTCGACGCGGTGGGCGCCAAGACCCTGTGGACCGGTGCGGACGGTGCCGAGGGCAGCGCCAGCCGGCTGAAGCTGGTCGCCAACAGCTGGGTGCTCGCCGTCACCGCGGCCACCGGCGAGACGCTGGCCCTCGCCAAGGGCCTCGGCGTCGATCCGCGGCAGTTCTTCGAGCTGATCGGCGGCGGCCCGCTCGACATGGGGTATCTGCGGGCCAAGTCCCAGCTGCTGCTGGAGGGCGGGCTGACCCCGGCGTCGTTCGCGGTGACCACCGCCGAGAAGGACGCCCGGCTCATCGTGGCCGCGGGCCGGGGCAGCGGCGTACGCCTGGACGTGGCCGAGGCCGCCGCCGAACGGTTCGCCCGCGCGGCCGCCCAGGGGCACGGCCAGGAGGACATGGCCGCCGCGTACTTCGCCAGCTTCGAGGAGAAGGCGGAGACGGCGGAGACGGCGGAGAAGTAA